A window of the Candidatus Hydrogenedentota bacterium genome harbors these coding sequences:
- a CDS encoding protein BatD: MMRGILWKTAVFAALLPGLAAWCQQSPVSASLSTNRVGVGEVFLLTLQAAGSDVRNPDVTPVTDTGLVLDAPEVSSASSFTIVNGRSTKSQSRTWRYRGWAEKEGTYRIPPVKISVDGQEYLTQPLTLEVGGPVAGGRQSGARNDGISVEEMAMAETRVDKSEVFQGEAVTLLLRILILDSFNVDLRTPQNLPLPETSGFYTGPQTSRQSKETRGNLSYRVTEISQVLYPTTSGTLAIGGWRWQGQVIWSDGWRPASAIRGFAAPEIAVTVKPLPAPPDGFSGAVGKYRVTAEFPSGILAQGVPAQWVISVTGEGNPDSIGAPSVPPIPWAHLAGPEVETVQDNAAAGNGTKQFRYAVTPLEPGEHELPEVSYVFFAPILKNYKTESIPARKITVAVAAQGSQELVTAGGAREEQRSVVLPVSDDLLPLIEDAGLGARRTGPALALLAALLPLPLYGGLWLWLHRRRRLETDIPYARRQHALKRARGALGRADGQSAEPVQLALAGFVADLVNVNAAGLTASDVADLLGGHGCDLSLVKETTDILRACERARYSGAALPPGDLESLRARAEALLEPLRRALMEGTAP; the protein is encoded by the coding sequence GTGATGCGCGGAATCCTCTGGAAAACCGCGGTCTTCGCGGCGCTTCTGCCGGGGCTGGCGGCCTGGTGCCAGCAGAGCCCCGTCAGCGCGTCCCTGTCCACGAACAGGGTCGGCGTGGGGGAGGTGTTCCTGCTGACGCTTCAGGCGGCGGGCAGCGATGTCCGCAACCCCGATGTGACCCCCGTCACGGACACGGGGCTGGTGCTGGACGCGCCCGAGGTGAGTTCCGCGTCCAGTTTCACCATTGTGAACGGCCGGTCCACCAAGTCCCAAAGCCGCACCTGGCGCTATCGCGGATGGGCCGAGAAAGAGGGCACCTACCGCATTCCCCCGGTCAAGATCAGCGTGGACGGCCAGGAATACCTCACCCAGCCCCTCACGCTTGAGGTGGGCGGGCCGGTGGCCGGCGGCCGCCAGAGTGGGGCGCGCAACGACGGCATCTCGGTCGAGGAGATGGCGATGGCGGAGACGCGGGTGGACAAGAGCGAGGTGTTTCAGGGGGAGGCGGTGACGCTCCTGCTGCGGATTCTGATTCTTGACTCGTTCAACGTGGACCTGCGCACCCCCCAGAACCTCCCCCTGCCGGAGACTTCCGGATTCTACACCGGCCCCCAGACCAGCCGGCAGTCCAAGGAGACCCGGGGAAACCTCTCCTACCGGGTCACGGAAATCTCCCAGGTGCTGTACCCCACCACATCGGGCACCCTGGCCATCGGGGGCTGGCGGTGGCAGGGGCAGGTCATCTGGTCGGACGGCTGGCGGCCCGCGTCCGCCATACGCGGCTTTGCCGCCCCGGAAATCGCGGTGACCGTCAAGCCCCTTCCCGCGCCGCCCGATGGCTTTTCGGGGGCCGTCGGCAAGTACCGGGTCACTGCGGAATTCCCCTCGGGCATTCTCGCCCAGGGCGTGCCCGCGCAGTGGGTCATCTCCGTGACCGGCGAGGGCAACCCGGACTCCATCGGCGCGCCCTCGGTCCCGCCCATCCCGTGGGCGCACCTGGCGGGGCCGGAGGTGGAGACGGTGCAGGACAACGCGGCGGCGGGAAACGGGACCAAGCAGTTCCGCTATGCCGTCACGCCCCTGGAGCCCGGCGAACACGAACTGCCGGAGGTCTCCTACGTGTTCTTCGCCCCCATCCTGAAGAACTACAAGACCGAGAGCATCCCCGCGCGCAAGATCACCGTGGCCGTCGCGGCCCAGGGCTCCCAGGAGCTGGTCACTGCGGGCGGCGCCCGGGAGGAGCAGCGCTCGGTGGTGCTTCCGGTCAGCGACGACCTGCTGCCGCTCATCGAGGACGCGGGGCTTGGCGCGCGGCGGACTGGACCGGCCCTGGCCCTGCTGGCCGCGCTGCTGCCCCTCCCCCTGTACGGCGGGCTGTGGCTCTGGCTGCACCGCCGGCGGCGCCTGGAGACGGACATTCCCTACGCCCGGCGGCAGCATGCCCTGAAACGCGCCCGGGGGGCGCTCGGCCGCGCCGACGGCCAGTCGGCGGAACCGGTCCAGCTCGCCCTCGCCGGTTTCGTCGCCGACCTGGTCAACGTCAACGCCGCCGGACTCACCGCGTCCGACGTGGCCGACCTTTTGGGCGGACACGGGTGCGACCTTTCCTTGGTCAAGGAGACCACGGACATCCTGCGCGCCTGCGAAAGGGCGCGCTATTCGGGGGCCGCACTGCCGCCCGGAGACCTGGAATCCCTGCGGGCGCGCGCCGAGGCCCTGCTGGAGCCCCTGCGGCGGGCGCTGATGGAGGGGACGGCCCCATGA